The Anastrepha obliqua isolate idAnaObli1 chromosome 5, idAnaObli1_1.0, whole genome shotgun sequence DNA window ttttgttcgtttgttttgtattgggaagggagctgacgtcacACTTGTCacaatcgcgaaaaataaagtaactgtttcgAAAAGTCGCCACCTTCTccattcaattcgccttggttcCGTTCGTGGAGGACAAATGCTTTGATTTTGACTGCTgtgaatttcagaaatttttcttGCATCTCTTTCACGTTATTGCGATCTCGATTTTGGTTTCTCTTTCAAGTTTTTCGAGTTCATGAATGCTTTCCCAGTAGAAACTTGTagtaattatgaaaaatttgttgataaTGAGTATTCCTCTTATCTCTTTCAACCATGATTACAAATAACAGTAATCAATAAATCCCTTACATAATACATTAGAtttactaataaaatttttatttactgaaaatatattatatattagtgcAATGAAAATGCAATGCACCCATCACCTCATTTTTTATCCAATACGAACAGAGAAATTGTTTGAAAATGCAAAGATAAATTATACAACGCactcaaaattttgcaatttgctATAACCTGCATTTTTTTGTCGTTGGTTGCAACATCTAGAACGAGAGGTGAAACGTCAATTGCCgtctttaaaattttactggCTACTGATATTTTCTTAGGATTCAGTGTACTGTTACTGTATTTTTTTCCTCTAATTACACTGGTTAACAGAACTGGTTTCTGCAATTTCACTGGCAGTGCAAACTATCCATCTATTGTAAATTGGAATTCTTGCAATTACCTATTGCAGCAAGTGACATAATCTGCAGAAGATGCAGTAGAATCTTGAAGTACACAAAAAAGTATTATGTAAAGTACGatgtttaaataataaaatagtaaatgaTCTAATAttgtatgtaaaattttatattgagaATAAGGTGTGCACATCTTTCCAATTGGGTTGACTTGTTGCACCTTtggtttaaaatatatatatatatattggtataTCTTACTACTGTTATTTTTTCGGCTGGATTGTTCAAAccacaaaaatatattcttttaacTTCATAATTACAATTTATCGGCTctcgatttttattattttttagttttataccaagctaactattttaaattttatttaagctgCTTTCTTCTTAAAACCCATAGTATAAACCATTTCTAAGATGCTTACGATACCCAAGCCGCAAAGTCCCACAGTCAagccaaataatattttatctgCTGGCCCCCCTTTTAAAAAAACTGGGAGATCATTATTAGCCTATAAAGATTTGAAGAATTAATTCTATCTTcaaattgtttactttaaaataatatacttgAAATTTCTTCATGCTACTTGCAAGTCCATCAGGCAATGCCATTTCCGGATTGTAAAAGATTGCGTAAGTAttcctaaaatatataaaacaaaaacaaatataaaaaattaactcttTCAAATTATTGCATATATTGTgaagaatattttgttttatttatttattccttgCTGTTAAATTCCGTATGTATTGTACATTTAAGCCTACCGAGTAAGTAAATATCAATTAAAAGTTGGCTTTCGCAAAATGCAACAAGCAAGCACTGCAAGCACGAGACCGCGTATTCCAATGCTTATAAATAGATTTTGACAAACATTTACTACAAAATGAACTTACACGTAATATTCTGTTCACATTAGCTACAGATTTCTTAATTCAGATGATATGTGGAACATATCGTTATTATCAAAATCCACTGTAGGCATGAAACATCATAAGgttgaacaaaatttgtttctaatagaggctttctgccaagaaaaatcttataaaaaccAAACGCTATCTAGAGGCAATATACGAGCATGTTCGGATGAAAAACCTACACATGACGGCTGTTTATCAGGCGCCAAGCGCGCATTACCGTCAATTCGAGTATTAATATACTTAAAGGTGATAGCATTAGAccggctgatttgttttttttttcttttgccgtgTACACTCGGATGCcagcacaaaataaaataatgagaagCCGTTCCATTCACACTATCGTCGTATGCCTCTAGCTTCAACTGAATGACGGCTGTTCAACGCAGTTCGTACTTTTCTCTTTGtgaagtgaaactttttaggcgtcgatggacgagcgagaatggaaggtaaaatttaatatcgttccgataaatattttcgaagttatacccaaatttgaaaaggcgtttcaaagtcggtgaccaacaatactcgaaaacggctaaaccgattagtctcaaattttatcacgagcttcttaaatatattttttagtaattgatcgaagattttttctcaccgccattttgtcaaaaaaatttattttgcttattccttcgattaattactagatttaacattactttaacgaaatctgttcagttttttaatttcacaggTTCCAGTTCAAAGATATAGTGGTCActgcaaaacgtcttttttgagaggagctcccggagttCAGAtatagctcctttccaaataaatatttttactatttattacaggaaacataaaaaatttcggTAAATCAATCTATTTGCTGCCTCAtgagttaaaaatattatgtaggCTATAACGGAACCAGAAGAAACACTCCGTTTTTAGATTTCGTCCGATAAACCTCATTATGATATTAAGTATCGtcgtgttataaaaaaataaccaacCAGAGCATGCTAATGGCTTAcaacgaacttattcatatttTAGTCGAACATCAATTAATTATACACATTTTGGGCATACATTAAGCACGCAACCTTTGTAAGTTAAGCTTTAGAAAATTGGAAGTCGCCTACAAAGCTCGAGTCCATGCTGCCAGCACAATACTGCGAGATACTCTTGCCATAAAAATGCCTCTAAAAAATACTGTTATGAACTTGTTAGAAGAAATTGCATGTTTGTGACAATTCAGTAAATAATTTCGTAATATTgtcatttgtaaaattttaactaaacaaactaacGAAACCGAAGGCGGCGAATAAAATTGAGACAGctcaaattaatattatataaagccTTCAAActagttttttcatttttatgcagATGACGCCGCGgtatataatttcttgtgtttgctaATTTGTATTGCTTTCGCCTCCTCtttctcttcacaaacaagtaattcccctcccccttgtttatttattcatcaaactGACGACACAGCGGGTTCGGATGACGCAACCTTGTATTCTATTCTTGATGTCAAATTGCGCTGGAAagttaatgtaaagaaaaaacgaGAAGTGCTTagcttgaaattaaataagctaTAATATCTCACTGGCAGGCGCTCAAGCTTATCAATCCGCAACaaattgcttgtttgtttgtaaaccACCGGTCCAGTGGATCATTCAGACCAGTTTGGACTAACAGTATACAATTTTGGGGATGGGCTAGCTGAAAGTATATCACCTATGCCCCATATAACAGCAGttcaagagccctgggtctttagaggccgtctctgtggcttaagtgatGATAAAACCCATTGTcatctatgcatcagtggtctggatgagtagactttCTCTAgtggagtcaggaggaccttatcgagactacaacgcactgtggccatctgttgcatcggagcttttccgactacttcaggcccggaactagatgctctgattgctttcatccaaggagaggccatctgcagactgaaacacagtgggaactggtacggcccttgtccggcattggaacacagagaaggcatggacatcgatccaatgattctctccatgccccttgactccatgccatcaagagacgtacttgaaaagagatacagtgttgtgctaccagaggctcagttgtgggaagacttagaaaatgagcccggcaaacactattttcgcatttttacggatggctccaggaccgagcatggctccggctctggggtctacgtggaatccaacgggacaaaactgcactttgctcttggaatgcatgcatctgtgtttcaagcggaggtgtatgccgttcaagaagcaatgaactttgttgtggaaaaacgatggagagtcagatctatatgtgtctgcagcgacagccaagctgcgcttatggccttagacagccctccaaccacatcaggggtagtcaagtcctgttaatccaggctgaactatgtccgtagacataatagcctgatgttaacatgggtcccgggacacgtgggtatcgcgggtaacgagacctctgactccttagctaagatgggttctgaggccaacttctttgacccagagcccgttttgccactcccctctgcggccatcacggccacggttagcaaatgtccgatcgactgtcgcaaaccattctgtcattaggcagaggggagtgtagacggctggttggactgatgacggaccactttctgtgggcaaagcacatggaaaggttgggcatctcagacagtgtactctgcccagcttgtgaagaggaggatgagacggcggaccactgcctgtgtgtctgccccgccttcgctcgaatcaggtttgaggtctttggcactgatgtgttaagaagcgaccatcttggccccatggcaccacaagatctactcagatttcttcggagatcgcgtagatttagagaaaattaaaagggaatccaagtgtagtacaatggacttagttagtgtctgagtgctgcacttgctagttgtcccgacaaaaaaataaTCCAACATTAGCAAAGCAAAATCCTGCGGCCATAATATATCAGGAATAACGACCTTCATGGTGAGTTTGACGTACCAACTCCAACTGAAGTAACGAAGCAATTGTAATAGCTCACAAACAACGAACAAAAAACCATATCAACGATGCAGCTTCCAGTCTACTTCAGTTGAATTCTTCTCAAAGACGCTTAAAACGCGAAACGTTAACAGACCTAATGGAGAGTAAATAGCGATTTTATTGCAAAACGCTTCTTAAAACTACTTAAATTATCATATGAAAATAGCCTATTAGTATCTTTTTATATATACTAGGTGCAATTGGACAACgcttctaaaaaatatataagaatcgttaataaagaaaaataaatttcgataCAAATAATGATAGATGATGCCGACAGTACTCTATGTTTTATGAACTTACATtctttattgggtatttggccgagctcccctcTGCTGTCCATAGTTATAGATAGCACTAGTTCTCACGCGTTCAGAAACAcccaatataaaatttaaatgcaccTCTGAAAGATGAAAGTTTGGCTGTCAAGGCAAATCCACCCAAGGTGTCTTGAATATAgcagctgagttgttttttattagcgATTTGGTAGTTTAGATGTCAAAGAGTCCTGCTTCTCTGCTGTTgacttgtttgtttacattcttaTATAAATTTAGTATTCATGCTACCaacttccaaaaacaaaataaatattaatgttgTTAGTGCTCTCCCGAAACCACCTTATATGAATTCGCTTAGCGTAGCTGCTTAAATTTGATAAAAGAACGCCGTTGTTTAGCGCCGGCTCGATTTATTAAGAGCAG harbors:
- the LOC129247048 gene encoding cytochrome c oxidase subunit 7A1, mitochondrial, translated to MALPDGLASSMKKFQANNDLPVFLKGGPADKILFGLTVGLCGLGIVSILEMVYTMGFKKKAA